One window of Candidatus Hydrogenedentota bacterium genomic DNA carries:
- the ettA gene encoding energy-dependent translational throttle protein EttA, which yields MAEQFIFTMLGLNKFYGQKQVLKDINLCFYPGAKIGIVGENGSGKSTVLRIMAGLDPDFQGRAELSRGYTAGMVAQEPVLDPDKTVRQTIEAAFAGTMALLDEFNAVSMSMGEITDDDEMQKALDRMGALQDRLDAADAWNLDQRLAQAGEALCLPDDDRLVGTLSGGEKRRVALCRVLLERPDLLLLDEPTNHLDAETVDWLETQLRDYPGTVIIVTHDRYFLDNVTKWILELEGGHGIPWEGNYSSWLEQKLAGLADQEKGGSPRGRALRHELDWIRMGNKARREMSRARLGQYEQLVARENAAARGDNAVMRIAPGPPLGDQVIVFNGVSKRFGEQALFEGLDFIVPKAALVGIIGPNGTGKTTLLRMLVGQETPDAGSVTLGASVRFAYADQERTALRNDVSLLEEIGGGMDEVVLGKERIPLRKYLAQFGFRGADQQKMAGQLSGGERNRCNLAKVLKEGGNVLLLDEPTNDLDVNTLRLLEEALLDFSGCALVISHDRFFLDRICTHLLVFEGDGQVRWFQGNYQEYEEWRLNELGTRLFENRRARYRKIVKA from the coding sequence ATGGCGGAACAGTTCATCTTCACCATGCTCGGCCTGAACAAGTTCTACGGCCAGAAGCAGGTGCTCAAGGACATCAACCTCTGCTTCTACCCCGGTGCCAAGATCGGCATCGTGGGCGAGAACGGCTCGGGCAAGTCCACGGTCCTGCGCATCATGGCCGGGCTGGACCCCGATTTCCAGGGCCGCGCCGAGCTGAGCCGGGGATACACCGCCGGCATGGTCGCCCAGGAACCCGTTCTCGACCCGGACAAGACGGTCCGCCAGACCATCGAGGCGGCCTTCGCGGGCACCATGGCCCTGCTGGACGAGTTCAACGCCGTCTCCATGAGCATGGGCGAGATCACGGACGACGACGAGATGCAGAAGGCCCTGGACCGCATGGGCGCCCTGCAGGACAGGCTGGACGCGGCGGACGCCTGGAACCTGGACCAGCGCCTGGCCCAGGCCGGCGAGGCCCTCTGCCTGCCCGACGACGACCGCCTCGTCGGCACCCTCAGCGGCGGCGAGAAGCGCCGCGTGGCCCTGTGCAGGGTCCTGCTGGAGCGCCCCGACCTCCTGCTGCTCGACGAGCCGACCAACCATCTGGACGCCGAGACGGTGGACTGGCTGGAGACCCAGCTCCGCGACTACCCCGGCACGGTGATCATCGTCACCCACGACCGCTATTTCCTCGACAACGTCACCAAGTGGATCCTGGAGCTGGAGGGCGGCCACGGCATCCCCTGGGAGGGCAACTACTCCTCCTGGCTGGAGCAGAAGCTCGCGGGCCTCGCCGACCAGGAGAAGGGCGGCTCGCCGCGCGGCCGCGCCCTGCGCCACGAGCTGGACTGGATCCGCATGGGCAACAAGGCCCGCCGCGAGATGAGCCGCGCCCGCCTCGGCCAGTACGAGCAGCTCGTCGCCCGCGAGAACGCCGCCGCCCGCGGCGACAACGCCGTCATGCGCATCGCCCCCGGGCCGCCCCTGGGCGACCAGGTGATCGTGTTCAACGGCGTCTCCAAGCGCTTCGGCGAGCAGGCGCTCTTCGAGGGGCTGGACTTCATCGTGCCCAAGGCGGCCCTCGTGGGGATCATCGGCCCCAACGGCACCGGCAAGACCACCCTGCTGCGCATGCTCGTGGGCCAGGAGACGCCCGACGCGGGAAGCGTCACCCTCGGGGCGTCCGTCCGCTTCGCCTACGCCGACCAGGAGCGCACCGCCCTGCGCAACGACGTCAGCCTCCTCGAGGAGATCGGCGGCGGCATGGACGAGGTGGTCCTCGGCAAGGAGCGCATCCCCCTGCGGAAATACCTCGCCCAGTTCGGGTTCCGCGGCGCGGACCAGCAGAAGATGGCCGGCCAGCTCTCCGGCGGCGAGCGCAACCGCTGCAACCTCGCCAAAGTGCTCAAGGAGGGCGGCAACGTCCTGCTCCTCGACGAGCCCACCAACGACCTCGACGTGAACACCCTGCGCCTGCTGGAGGAGGCCCTCCTCGACTTCAGCGGCTGCGCCCTCGTCATCAGCCACGACCGCTTCTTCCTCGACCGCATCTGCACCCACCTCCTCGTCTTCGAGGGCGACGGACAGGTGCGCTGGTTCCAGGGCAACTACCAGGAATACGAGGAGTGGCGGCTCAACGAGCTCGGCACCCGCCTCTTCGAGAACCGCCGCGCCCGCTACCGCAAAATCGTCAAGGCCTGA